A stretch of the Lactuca sativa cultivar Salinas chromosome 9, Lsat_Salinas_v11, whole genome shotgun sequence genome encodes the following:
- the LOC111876486 gene encoding uncharacterized protein LOC111876486, with product MASSSKKKHEKEDDIEEEEEFEHFDDFTLASSWERFISEIEAVCRQWLSSGPKNLLEKGAVSLGELKNLYKVKSELKYAMKNYCMEYYFEISNAGKAVDWSSSLHELQLSFGVKEFMVIAPQSASGVILDSPEASKLLSAVAIAFSNCSSLWPAFVPVHDPSRKAYIGIQNMGTVFTRRFEGDLISTQVPVKLMHLEGLYELFVSKFAFSSSDLSTHFFKVHFTMKLTYKTLPYDEDNEVLNSESEITESGGDNGGDNRNKLQWDDDCPWSEWYTAEDPVKAFELVAMWGEKMVESSMEMAELENASIHDAQNWFIVPEFSSYLTGDYTGNMVGFASQLRLLIDALAMSLDVKFMEDFVSVETSGSDKLRSSAVIPPPTVLDRVLKDLCHDGPELISPEGEGRHKSSRLIKGAPLETLFAQFCLHSLWFGDCNIRAISVLWIEFIREIRWCWEESQPLPRMPTKAAIDLSTCLVHQKLQMLAICIEKKRQQDSTSDNSSDTPSVEANEDFSYPSGAKEEGLVKESDSTPTFMTSGKRRGSAGVVESLMLLKSHDNMHAPFTQDPPIMTEDMHEERLHAVEVLGNSFSFSGQLEKDILSSDMSAFKAANPDAVFEDFIRWHSPKDWEDDKSCGPSGDKWPPQGKLSDRMSESGNSWRKIWNDAPPLPASEQKPFMDPTREGEKILHYLETVRPHQLLEQMVCTAFRAAADTLNQTSFGGLKNMTIKIDQLYFTIASALKPLQANKLPGDMEIIQDVKRLCVVFEHVEKLLTLAASLHRKFLNAPRLSQTIFNEFYNLYAPKMGKVGLVSHEVRKKQEVRGNERDVVTGMFVQPSANQSWRKVLSMGNLLNGHEPMLREIVFSLRDRVDSSYYAPRGSGSGNQWSHQQGEIETHRMYICGTSNDLRVALSVTSCD from the exons ATGGCATCATCGAGCAAGAAAAAGCATGAGAAGGAAGACGacatcgaagaagaagaagag TTTGAACATTTTGATGACTTTACCCTAGCCTCTTCATGGGAAAG GTTTATTTCTGAAATTGAGGCTGTTTGTCGACAATGGTTATCAAGTGGTCCCAAAAACTTGTTG GAAAAGGGAGCTGTTTCATTGGGAGAGCTGAAGAATTTGTATAAAGTGAAATCCGAGCTGAAATATGCTATGAAAAACTATTGCATGGAGTACTACTTTGAAATTAGTAATGCTG GAAAGGCTGTAGATTGGAGTTCCAGTTTACATGAGCTGCAATTGTCTTTTGGTGTGAAAGAATTCATG GTAATCGCACCCCAAAGTGCCAGTGGTGTTATTCTTGATTCACCAGAGGCTAGCAAGCTTCTAAGTGCAGTTGCTATAGCATTCTCAAATTGTTCCAG TTTGTGGCCAGCATTTGTCCCAGTGCATGATCCTTCTAGAAAAGCTTATATTGGTATCCAAAATATGGGGACAGTATTTACTCGAAGATTTGAAGGAGATCTTATTTCCACTCAAGTTCCTGTAAAACTCATGCATTTGGAGGGATTATATGAGCTGTTTGTATCTAAATTT GCCTTTTCATCATCAGACCTTTCGACACATTTCTTCAAAGTCCATTTCACCATGAAATTAACATACAAGACTCTTCCTTATGATGAAGACAATGAAGTGCTAAATTCTGAGTCTGAGATTACTGAATCTGGAGGTGATAATGGAGGTGATAATAGAAACAAACTACAATGGGATGATGATTGTCCTTGGAGTGAGTGGTACACTGCAGAAGACCCTGTAAAAG CTTTTGAACTGGTTGCTATGTGGGGAGAGAAAATGGTGGAAAGCTCCATGGAGATGGCTGAACTTGAAAATGCCTCTATTCATGATGCTCAAAATTGGTTCATTGTTCCCGAATTCTCTTCTTATCT CACTGGTGATTATACTGGAAACATGGTTGGATTTGCTTCACAACTTCGCCTTCTGATTGATGCATTAGCCATGTCCTTGGATGTTAAATTCATGGAAGATTTCGTGTCAG TTGAAACATCAGGATCTGACAAATTGAGGTCATCTGCAGTAATTCCTCCGCCAACAGTTCTTGATCGTGTGCTTAAAGATCTTTGTCATGATG GACCTGAACTCATTTCACCTGAAGGTGAAGGGAGACACAAGAGTTCTAGACTTATTAAGGGGGCTCCTTTGGAAACTCTGTTTGCTCAGTTTTGTTTACACTCATTATGGTTTGGAGACTGCAACATACGTG CCATTTCTGTACTATGGATAGAGTTTATTAGAGAAATACGTTGGTGTTGGGAAGAGTCACAACCATTGCCACGAATGCCAACCAAAGCTGCAATTGATCTATCAACCTGTTTAGTTCACCAAAAGCTGCAAATG CTTGCAATATGTATTGAGAAAAAACGTCAACAAGATAGTACCAGTGACAACAGTAGTGATACTCCTAGTGTTGAG GCTAATGAAGACTTTTCTTATCCATCAGGAGCAAAAGAAGAAGGTTTAGTGAAGGAAAGTGACAG CACCCCAACTTTTATGACATCTGGTAAGAGGAGGGGATCAGCAGGTGTGGTGGAATCCTTGATGCTTTTGAAATCACATGACAACATGCATGCTCCATTTACTCAG GATCCACCAATTATGACAGAAGACATGCATGAAGAAAGGCTCCATGCAGTTGAAGTCTTGGGCAATTCTTTT AGCTTCTCTGGGCAATTGGAGAAGGACATCTTATCTTCAG atatgtcAGCATTTAAAGCAGCAAATCCAGACGCTGTTTTTGAAGATTTCATTCGATGGCATTCTCCAAAAGATTGGGAAGATGATAAGAGTTGTGGGCCCTCAGGAGACAAATGGCCACCTCAAGGAAAACTTTCAGACAGAATGTCAGAATCCGGGAATTCATGGCGCAAAATTTGGAACGATGCCCCTCCTCTACCAGCTTCAGAACAAAAGCCATTTATGGACCCAACCAGAGAAGGAGAAAAg ATACTTCATTATCTGGAAACAGTAAGACCACATCAATTACTGGAGCAAATGGTGTGTACTGCTTTCAGAGCTGCAGCTGACACTCTTAACCAGACTAGCTTTGGTGGGTTAAAGAACATGACAATAAAAATCGACCAATTATACTTCACCATTGCTTCTGCATTGAAGCCTTTGCAAG CGAACAAGCTACCGGGTGATATGGAAATAATCCAAGATGTAAAACGGCTGTGTGTTGTATTCGAACACGTGGAGAAGCTGCTAACACTTGCGGCTTCCCTTCATCGCAAATTCCTAAACGCGCCTCGACTTTCACAAACCATTTTCAACGAATTCTACAATTTATATGCACCAAAAATGGGGAAAGTAGGGTTGGTTTCTCATGAAGTGAGAAAGAAGCAAGAAGTGAGGGGGAATGAGAGAGATGTTGTAACGGGTATGTTTGTGCAGCCTTCTGCTAACCAGTCATGGAGGAAGGTGTTGAGCATGGGGAATTTATTGAATGGGCACGAACCCATGTTAAGGGAGATCGTGTTCTCCTTACGTGATAGAGTGGATAGTAGCTACTATGCTCCACGTGGCAGTGGGAGTGGGAATCAATGGAGTCACCAACAGGGGGAGATTGAGACTCATAGGATGTATATTTGTGGGACTTCAAATGATCTGAGGGTTGCTCTTTCTGTTACTTCTTGTGATTGA
- the LOC111876541 gene encoding protein LIGHT-DEPENDENT SHORT HYPOCOTYLS 5 codes for MDLASGSGSNDPGPSPTGGPADDSSAVRSTVHTPATTPSRYESQKRRDWNTFLQYLSNHKPPLTLARCSGAHVIEFLKYLDQFGKTKVHVTDCPYFGQPNPPAPCACQLKQAWGSLDALIGRLRAAYEENGGRPESNPFGARAVRMYLREVRESQAKARGIPYEKKRKRPGGGTATAAAMKVSVAVDGSGSGGGGAGGQDDGGAAVAAMSSRSPATSTH; via the coding sequence ATGGATTTAGCATCCGGATCAGGGTCAAATGACCCGGGACCATCGCCGACTGGTGGTCCTGCGGATGACTCCTCCGCTGTAAGGTCAACGGTCCATACACCAGCGACAACACCGAGCAGATACGAGTCTCAGAAACGACGCGACTGGAACACGTTCTTACAGTACCTGAGCAACCACAAACCGCCCTTAACACTGGCGAGGTGCAGTGGAGCTCACGTGATCGAGTTTCTTAAGTACCTTGATCAGTTCGGTAAAACGAAGGTGCACGTGACTGATTGTCCGTACTTCGGCCAGCCAAACCCGCCGGCGCCATGTGCTTGTCAGCTCAAGCAAGCTTGGGGGAGTCTAGACGCGCTGATCGGCCGACTCCGAGCTGCCTACGAGGAGAACGGCGGGCGTCCGGAGTCGAACCCGTTTGGTGCGAGAGCTGTGAGGATGTACTTGAGGGAAGTGAGAGAAAGTCAAGCCAAGGCTCGAGGTATTCCTTACGAGAAGAAAAGAAAACGGCCTGGCGGTGGCACGGCCACGGCGGCAGCAATGAAAGTGTCGGTGGCTGTTGATGGAAGTGgcagcggtggtggtggtgctggTGGTCAGGATGATGGTGGAGCTGCTGTTGCAGCCATGTCTAGCCGTTCTCCGGCTACTTCCACACATTAA